The Streptomyces sp. NBC_01268 genome window below encodes:
- a CDS encoding DUF2304 domain-containing protein: protein MLTSVTGVFLVACIVELLRRRKLKEKYAFLWVLTGLVIIPLGFFPSGLDSVARAVGVASGVSLLLFLSVAFLFIVCLQLSWEVGHLEEEGRTLSEEVALLRIDVTELRKELAEKADTAGQGSGK from the coding sequence ATGCTGACTTCGGTCACCGGAGTCTTTCTCGTCGCATGCATCGTGGAGCTGCTGCGCCGCCGCAAGCTCAAGGAGAAGTACGCGTTCCTGTGGGTGCTCACCGGCCTGGTGATCATCCCGCTCGGCTTCTTCCCGAGCGGCCTGGACTCGGTCGCCCGCGCGGTGGGCGTCGCCTCCGGCGTCAGCCTCCTCCTCTTCCTCAGCGTCGCGTTCCTCTTCATCGTCTGCCTCCAGCTGAGCTGGGAGGTGGGCCATCTCGAAGAGGAGGGCCGCACCCTCTCGGAGGAGGTGGCCCTGCTGCGCATCGACGTGACGGAGCTGCGCAAGGAGCTGGCGGAGAAGGCCGACACGGCGGGTCAGGGGAGCGGCAAGTGA
- a CDS encoding glycosyltransferase family 2 protein: MIDGKRVLIIMPAWNEAEGVADVVKEVYTTLPGVDILVVDDGSADETSAMARGAGATVMTLPYNLGVGGAMRAGYRYAHDRGYDVAIQVDADGQHDPRNVPELLARLDAGADLVMGARFAGTGDYETRGPRKWAMLVLAFWLSRMAKTKLTDVTSGFRASNRDLIDVFAHWYPVEYLGDTVESSIAVVRAGYRIEQVPVAMRPRATGTPSQSPWKATLYLGRIGMILLLAMSRRSALGPKGKAK, encoded by the coding sequence GTGATCGACGGCAAGCGCGTACTGATCATCATGCCGGCCTGGAACGAGGCCGAGGGCGTCGCCGACGTCGTCAAGGAGGTCTACACGACCCTCCCGGGCGTCGACATCCTCGTCGTCGACGACGGCTCCGCCGACGAGACCAGCGCCATGGCGCGCGGTGCCGGCGCGACCGTGATGACCCTCCCGTACAACCTCGGCGTCGGCGGCGCGATGCGCGCCGGCTACCGCTACGCGCACGACCGCGGCTACGACGTGGCCATCCAGGTCGACGCGGACGGTCAGCACGACCCGCGCAACGTGCCGGAGCTGCTGGCGCGCCTGGACGCCGGCGCGGACCTCGTCATGGGCGCGCGCTTCGCGGGCACCGGCGACTACGAGACCCGCGGCCCGCGCAAGTGGGCGATGCTCGTGCTCGCCTTCTGGCTCTCGCGCATGGCCAAGACCAAGCTGACCGACGTCACCTCGGGCTTCCGCGCCTCCAACCGCGACCTGATCGACGTCTTCGCGCACTGGTACCCGGTGGAGTACCTGGGCGACACGGTGGAGTCCTCCATCGCCGTGGTCCGGGCCGGCTACCGGATCGAGCAGGTGCCCGTCGCGATGCGTCCGCGCGCGACCGGCACCCCGAGCCAGTCGCCGTGGAAGGCCACCCTCTACCTGGGCCGCATCGGCATGATCCTGCTGCTCGCGATGAGCCGCCGGTCCGCCCTCGGCCCCAAGGGGAAGGCCAAGTGA
- a CDS encoding glycosyltransferase family 2 protein: MTAVRTLDIMLPHYGDTGLMQAAVRSVLDQTDEDWRLTVVDDGKEEGVPEWFASLGDSRVRYLRNEQNLGITRNFRKCVDLVESTHFSMLGSDDLLLPTYVATMRAAIEAEPGAAIYQPGVEVIDENGAPSSTLGDEVKKRLYAPKDNGRRLVLSGEPLAANLLGGNWLYFPSIVWRADAVKAVSFREDLSVIQDLALIIELIRRGEKLVVEPATAFRYRRHSGSLSSSEAVSGARFGEAVRFFNEVADELDRHGWPKAAKAARRHLSMRLHALTMVPGALRHRQSAAVRKLLGYALTSSQ, encoded by the coding sequence GTGACGGCGGTGCGCACCCTCGACATCATGCTGCCGCACTACGGCGACACCGGTCTGATGCAGGCCGCCGTCCGCAGTGTGCTCGACCAGACGGACGAGGACTGGCGGCTGACCGTCGTGGACGACGGCAAGGAGGAGGGCGTACCCGAGTGGTTCGCCTCCCTCGGCGACAGCCGCGTCCGGTACCTGCGCAACGAGCAGAACCTCGGCATCACCAGGAACTTCCGCAAGTGCGTCGACCTCGTCGAGTCCACGCACTTCTCGATGCTGGGCAGTGACGACCTGCTGCTGCCGACCTACGTCGCGACGATGCGCGCCGCGATCGAGGCCGAGCCCGGTGCGGCGATCTACCAGCCGGGCGTCGAGGTCATCGACGAGAACGGCGCCCCGTCGAGCACCCTGGGCGACGAGGTCAAGAAGCGGTTGTACGCGCCGAAGGACAACGGGCGCCGCCTGGTGCTCTCGGGCGAGCCGCTGGCGGCGAACCTGCTCGGCGGCAACTGGCTCTACTTCCCGTCGATCGTGTGGCGGGCCGACGCCGTGAAGGCGGTCAGCTTCCGGGAGGACCTGTCGGTCATCCAGGACCTGGCGCTGATCATCGAGCTGATCCGGCGCGGCGAGAAGCTGGTGGTCGAGCCGGCCACCGCGTTCCGCTACCGGCGCCACTCCGGCAGCCTGTCGTCCTCCGAGGCCGTCTCCGGCGCCCGCTTCGGCGAGGCCGTGCGGTTCTTCAACGAGGTGGCCGACGAGCTCGACCGGCACGGCTGGCCGAAGGCCGCGAAGGCGGCCCGCCGTCATCTGTCGATGCGGCTGCACGCGCTGACCATGGTGCCGGGGGCCTTGCGCCACCGACAGTCGGCCGCCGTGCGCAAACTGCTGGGTTATGCCCTGACCAGCTCGCAGTGA
- a CDS encoding bifunctional glycosyltransferase/CDP-glycerol:glycerophosphate glycerophosphotransferase, protein MTPTQAAQRSDVPRFSIIVPAYGVEAYLRDCLDSVLSQSFQDFELIAVNDASPDACGAIMDEYAALDPRVEALQLAQNVGLGRARNAGMARARGTYLLFLDSDDTLLPGSLAAIAQRLDETGDPELLVFDYSRTHWDGRITPNAKAKVLADSPREAVALGANPGLLGLLQVAWNKAYRRDFVERWGFEYPTGYYEDTPWTYPVLIAAESIAVLPRVCVHYRQRRQGSILHSTSRKHFDVFDQYGLVFAFLDAHPEFDAWRGPLFDRMITHFRVVENSPGRLPDEARAEFRATFLRYEKQYRPAGHATPQGSASARRKAVGKLPAPVRGAARRAYRTARKVKAAPRRLRKPLRTAVLAGYYRAQRMLPVRNDTAVFAAYWNTDYSCNPAAVHQKLLELAPKVKTTWVLKPGSRNTPPPGTNVVHPGSFGFWRAMARGKYFVNNVNFPTRVVKRPGQIHVQTHHGTPLKRMGVDLAEYPVAQGDLDMPSLMERVDRWDYSVSSNSFTTAIWDRAYPAEYTKLDYGYPRNDVLVRAGEDERLRARAALGLPEDTTVVLYAPTHRDYQNVPQPLLDLEHLAARLGKGFTVLSRAHYFLLDNPGGTGPKDGSGVVDVSRHPSVEELFLAADCLLTDYSSLMFDYALLDRPVVVYANDWDVYRATRGTYFDIHVEKPGHVVATEPELLDVFLSGRWSDEESAKLRTEFRRRFCEFDDGSAAERVVRRVFLNEENVPPVVLPPERPSPRTRG, encoded by the coding sequence ATGACTCCCACGCAAGCAGCGCAGCGGTCCGACGTCCCCCGGTTCAGCATCATCGTTCCGGCGTACGGGGTGGAGGCCTATCTGCGCGACTGTCTCGACTCGGTGCTGAGCCAGTCGTTCCAGGACTTCGAGCTGATCGCGGTCAACGACGCCTCGCCGGACGCCTGCGGCGCGATCATGGACGAGTACGCGGCGCTCGACCCGCGCGTGGAGGCGCTGCAGCTCGCGCAGAACGTGGGCCTGGGCCGGGCCCGCAACGCCGGCATGGCGCGGGCCAGGGGCACCTACCTGCTCTTCCTGGACAGCGACGACACCCTGCTGCCCGGCTCGCTCGCGGCGATCGCCCAGCGGCTCGACGAGACCGGCGACCCGGAGCTCCTGGTCTTCGACTACTCCCGCACGCACTGGGACGGCCGGATCACCCCGAACGCCAAGGCCAAGGTGCTCGCCGACAGCCCGCGCGAGGCCGTCGCCCTGGGAGCCAACCCGGGCCTGCTCGGGCTGCTCCAGGTCGCCTGGAACAAGGCCTACCGCCGGGACTTCGTGGAGCGCTGGGGCTTCGAGTACCCCACCGGCTACTACGAGGACACCCCCTGGACGTACCCGGTGCTGATCGCCGCCGAGTCCATCGCGGTGCTCCCCCGGGTCTGCGTGCACTACCGGCAGCGCCGCCAGGGCAGCATCCTGCACAGCACCAGCCGCAAGCACTTCGACGTCTTCGACCAGTACGGCCTGGTGTTCGCGTTCCTCGACGCGCACCCCGAGTTCGACGCCTGGCGCGGCCCGCTCTTCGACCGCATGATCACCCACTTCCGGGTGGTCGAGAACTCCCCCGGCCGCCTCCCCGACGAGGCCCGCGCCGAGTTCCGCGCGACCTTCCTCCGGTACGAGAAGCAGTACCGCCCGGCCGGACACGCCACCCCGCAGGGCTCCGCCTCCGCCCGCCGCAAGGCCGTCGGCAAGCTGCCGGCCCCGGTGCGCGGCGCCGCCCGCCGCGCGTACCGCACGGCCCGCAAGGTCAAGGCCGCCCCGCGCCGGCTGCGCAAGCCGCTGCGCACCGCGGTGCTGGCCGGCTACTACCGGGCGCAGCGCATGCTGCCCGTGCGCAACGACACGGCCGTGTTCGCCGCGTACTGGAACACGGACTACTCCTGCAACCCGGCCGCCGTGCACCAGAAGCTGCTGGAGCTCGCGCCGAAGGTGAAGACGACCTGGGTCCTGAAGCCCGGCTCGCGCAACACCCCGCCGCCCGGCACGAACGTGGTGCACCCCGGCTCGTTCGGGTTCTGGCGCGCGATGGCGCGGGGGAAGTACTTCGTCAACAACGTCAACTTCCCGACCCGGGTGGTCAAGCGGCCCGGTCAGATCCACGTCCAGACGCACCACGGCACCCCGCTGAAGCGGATGGGCGTCGACCTGGCCGAGTACCCCGTGGCCCAGGGCGACCTGGACATGCCGTCGCTGATGGAGCGGGTGGACCGCTGGGACTACAGCGTCTCCTCCAACAGCTTCACCACGGCGATCTGGGACCGCGCGTACCCGGCCGAGTACACCAAGCTGGACTACGGCTACCCGCGCAACGACGTGCTGGTCCGGGCCGGCGAGGACGAGCGGCTGCGGGCCCGCGCGGCGCTCGGGCTGCCCGAGGACACCACGGTCGTGCTGTACGCGCCGACCCACCGCGACTACCAGAACGTGCCGCAGCCGCTGCTCGACCTGGAGCACCTGGCGGCCCGCCTCGGCAAGGGCTTCACCGTGCTGTCCCGGGCGCACTACTTCCTGCTGGACAACCCCGGCGGCACCGGCCCGAAGGACGGCTCCGGCGTCGTGGACGTCAGCCGCCACCCCTCGGTGGAGGAGCTGTTCCTCGCCGCGGACTGCCTGCTGACCGACTACTCGTCGCTGATGTTCGACTACGCGCTGCTCGACCGGCCCGTCGTCGTGTACGCCAACGACTGGGACGTCTACCGCGCGACCCGCGGCACCTACTTCGACATCCACGTCGAGAAGCCGGGCCACGTCGTGGCAACCGAGCCGGAGCTGCTCGACGTCTTCCTCTCGGGGCGCTGGTCGGACGAGGAGTCCGCGAAGCTGCGCACCGAGTTCCGGAGGCGGTTCTGTGAGTTCGACGACGGCTCCGCGGCCGAGCGCGTGGTACGCAGGGTGTTCCTGAACGAGGAGAATGTACCGCCGGTGGTGCTCCCTCCGGAGCGCCCGAGCCCTCGCACCCGCGGCTAG
- a CDS encoding bifunctional glycosyltransferase/CDP-glycerol:glycerophosphate glycerophosphotransferase has product MPPRLSVIVPVYNVELFLDECLQSLADQTFTDWEAIVVDDGSKDGSLAIAESWAAKDARIRVVAQENQGLGPARNTGVAHLTDGTEYLAFVDSDDIVLPDAYERFIAKLDETGSDFASGNVNLLKAGEILISPLHEKRLNKDRDRTHISHDKALVYDRTAWNKVFRRSFWERHAFEFPGILYEDAPVTLPAHFRATCVDVLGDPVYLWRQRTGGAPSITQRRTEPVNVRDRIRSCDSVSRFLGTQPGEEFAEHKRWYDEIFISDELPLFMGVLDEAGEEFRELFMTGAADYLSRVDPQVLPRVDVSLRLKCHLITEGRLAELLDLLAYERETGRAIPVTRQGLRHFADYPVLDKGNGAVPREVLKVGAEFSARARAEQILWQNGRLHIDGHAYIRNLAASTPKPSLRVLMLRESGSRRTVLVRPSRTKAPKATQTSGQSLHNYDWSGFSLDVNPAKLKGRGGWRDGVWRLTFATVQEGVARRTRLKAGESGNAESPAPHWVEKDVRVVPFVADSHLYLRVDLVRARLTGHRVADGVVELSGVLGHEAAADGAKPALRLTHASSEATLELPVTRSGAEFSVRVPLADLDVEGRDSADLEVTDKWTAELVLGKRAHPVAVNDRQGDLGRQHPVDGTGTTSWGGRTVAVANDGVGRLVLRTQPVQPMIAKATVSPEGRIVLEGALPATVDEPLELVLRHSRHAEEHAHPVRVEDGVFHADFLPVPGGLTKVPLRQGRWYLFVRAVDSRVEVPVRAVPTALGTLPVSFSVRGRDYALTHRFYDRLLVDASPDLNAQEVGWFRQREMRTTVYQEARTAPLKDTVLYASFSGRQFSDSPRAVYEELLRQGSELEHVWVVEDRRAEIPEGVKVIRRWSREWYEALGNSRYIVTNTHLPFWIRRREGQVIVQTWHGTPLKRIGHDIDSVQFADRKYLSKVAEETPSWSFLVSPNRFSTPIMKRAFQYDGEILESGYPRNDVLLSEKTDDLAGTVRERIGLPEGKKVVLYAPTWRDDQFYQAGNYKFDLRVDIEKAAERLGEDHVLLVRKHSNIVDAVPGAGDGFVFDVSSYPDIAELFLITDVLVTDYSSLMFDFANTGRPMLFFTYDLEYYRDQLRGFYFDFEKRAPGPLLQTSDELIDALGDIDRISAGYTDAYREFRDVFCDLDDGHAAERVITRMLELAHPDSPSTEPAEQR; this is encoded by the coding sequence ATGCCTCCCCGCCTGTCAGTAATCGTTCCCGTGTACAACGTGGAGCTCTTTCTCGACGAGTGCCTGCAGTCCCTTGCCGACCAGACGTTCACCGACTGGGAGGCGATCGTCGTCGACGACGGCTCCAAGGACGGCAGCCTCGCGATCGCCGAGAGCTGGGCGGCGAAGGACGCGCGGATCCGTGTGGTCGCGCAGGAGAACCAGGGGCTGGGGCCCGCCCGTAACACCGGTGTCGCACACCTCACGGACGGCACCGAGTACCTCGCGTTCGTCGACAGCGACGACATCGTGCTGCCGGACGCCTACGAGCGGTTCATCGCCAAGCTGGACGAGACCGGATCGGACTTCGCCAGCGGCAACGTGAACCTGCTGAAGGCCGGCGAGATCCTGATCTCCCCGCTGCACGAGAAGCGCCTCAACAAGGACCGCGACCGCACCCACATCTCCCACGACAAGGCGCTGGTCTACGACCGCACCGCGTGGAACAAGGTCTTCCGGCGCTCGTTCTGGGAGCGGCACGCCTTCGAGTTCCCCGGCATCCTGTACGAGGACGCCCCGGTGACCCTGCCCGCGCACTTCCGGGCCACGTGCGTCGACGTCCTCGGTGACCCCGTCTACCTGTGGCGGCAGCGGACCGGCGGCGCCCCGTCCATCACCCAGCGCCGCACCGAGCCGGTCAACGTGCGCGACCGCATAAGGTCGTGCGACTCCGTGAGCCGCTTCCTCGGCACGCAGCCGGGCGAGGAGTTCGCGGAGCACAAGCGCTGGTACGACGAGATCTTCATCAGCGACGAGCTGCCCCTGTTCATGGGCGTGCTCGACGAGGCCGGTGAGGAGTTCCGCGAGCTGTTCATGACGGGCGCCGCCGACTACCTCAGCCGGGTCGACCCGCAGGTGCTGCCCCGCGTCGACGTGTCGCTGCGGCTCAAGTGCCACCTGATCACCGAGGGCCGGCTCGCCGAGCTCCTCGATCTGCTGGCCTACGAGCGCGAGACCGGCCGGGCCATCCCGGTCACCCGCCAGGGCCTGCGGCACTTCGCCGACTACCCGGTGCTCGACAAGGGCAACGGCGCCGTCCCGCGCGAGGTCCTGAAGGTCGGCGCCGAGTTCTCCGCCCGCGCCCGCGCCGAGCAGATCCTGTGGCAGAACGGCCGGCTGCACATCGACGGCCACGCCTACATCCGCAACCTGGCGGCCTCGACGCCGAAGCCCTCGCTGCGCGTGCTGATGCTGCGCGAGAGCGGCAGCCGGCGCACCGTCCTGGTCCGCCCCAGCCGGACCAAGGCGCCGAAGGCCACCCAGACCTCCGGGCAGTCGCTGCACAACTACGACTGGTCCGGCTTCTCCCTCGACGTCAACCCGGCGAAGCTCAAGGGCCGCGGCGGCTGGCGCGACGGCGTGTGGCGGCTCACCTTCGCCACCGTCCAGGAGGGTGTGGCGCGCCGCACCCGGCTGAAGGCCGGCGAGAGCGGCAACGCCGAGAGCCCGGCCCCGCACTGGGTGGAGAAGGACGTGCGGGTCGTCCCGTTCGTCGCCGACAGCCACCTGTACCTGCGCGTGGACCTGGTCCGCGCCCGGCTGACCGGCCATCGGGTCGCCGACGGTGTCGTCGAGCTGTCCGGTGTCCTCGGCCACGAGGCCGCCGCCGACGGCGCCAAGCCCGCGCTGCGCCTCACCCACGCCAGCTCCGAGGCCACCCTGGAGCTCCCGGTCACCCGGAGCGGCGCCGAGTTCTCGGTGCGCGTCCCGCTGGCCGACCTGGACGTCGAGGGCCGCGACTCCGCGGACCTGGAGGTCACCGACAAGTGGACGGCCGAGCTGGTGCTCGGCAAGCGGGCCCACCCCGTCGCGGTCAACGACCGCCAGGGCGACCTGGGCCGCCAGCACCCGGTCGACGGCACCGGCACGACCTCGTGGGGGGGCAGGACGGTCGCGGTCGCCAACGACGGCGTCGGGCGCCTCGTGCTGCGCACCCAGCCGGTCCAGCCCATGATCGCCAAGGCGACGGTGAGCCCCGAGGGCCGCATCGTCCTCGAAGGCGCCCTGCCCGCCACCGTCGACGAGCCCCTGGAGCTGGTGCTGCGGCACAGCCGGCACGCCGAGGAGCACGCGCACCCGGTGCGCGTCGAGGACGGCGTCTTCCACGCCGACTTCCTGCCGGTGCCCGGCGGTCTCACCAAGGTGCCGCTGCGCCAGGGCCGCTGGTACCTGTTCGTCCGCGCCGTCGACAGCCGCGTCGAGGTGCCGGTCCGGGCCGTCCCGACGGCCCTCGGCACCCTGCCGGTCTCCTTCTCGGTGCGCGGCCGCGACTACGCGCTGACCCACCGCTTCTACGACCGGCTCCTGGTCGACGCCTCGCCCGACCTGAACGCGCAGGAGGTCGGCTGGTTCCGCCAGCGCGAGATGCGCACCACGGTGTACCAGGAGGCCCGTACGGCCCCGCTCAAGGACACCGTGCTGTACGCCTCCTTCTCGGGCCGCCAGTTCTCCGACTCGCCGCGCGCGGTCTACGAGGAGCTGCTGCGCCAGGGCTCCGAGCTGGAGCACGTGTGGGTCGTGGAGGACCGCCGGGCGGAGATCCCGGAGGGCGTGAAGGTCATCCGCCGCTGGAGCCGTGAGTGGTACGAGGCGCTCGGCAACAGCCGGTACATCGTGACCAACACCCACCTGCCGTTCTGGATCCGGCGCCGTGAGGGCCAGGTGATCGTCCAGACCTGGCACGGCACCCCGCTCAAGCGGATCGGCCACGACATCGACAGCGTGCAGTTCGCGGACCGCAAGTACCTGTCGAAGGTGGCGGAGGAGACCCCGAGCTGGAGCTTCCTCGTCTCCCCCAACCGCTTCTCGACCCCGATCATGAAGCGGGCGTTCCAGTACGACGGGGAGATCCTGGAGTCCGGCTACCCCCGCAACGACGTGCTGCTCTCGGAGAAGACCGACGACCTGGCGGGGACCGTGCGGGAGCGCATCGGGCTGCCGGAGGGCAAGAAGGTCGTGCTGTACGCGCCGACCTGGCGGGACGACCAGTTCTACCAGGCGGGCAACTACAAGTTCGATCTCCGCGTCGACATCGAGAAGGCCGCCGAGCGGCTCGGCGAGGACCACGTCCTGCTGGTGCGCAAGCACTCGAACATCGTGGACGCGGTGCCCGGCGCGGGTGACGGCTTCGTCTTCGACGTCTCGTCCTACCCGGACATCGCCGAGCTCTTCCTCATCACCGACGTGCTGGTCACGGACTACTCGTCCCTCATGTTCGACTTCGCGAACACGGGCCGGCCGATGCTGTTCTTCACCTACGACCTGGAGTACTACCGCGACCAGCTGCGCGGCTTCTACTTCGACTTCGAGAAGCGTGCCCCCGGCCCGCTGCTGCAGACGTCCGACGAGCTCATCGACGCGCTCGGCGACATCGACCGCATCAGCGCCGGCTACACCGACGCGTACCGAGAGTTCCGGGACGTGTTCTGCGACCTCGACGACGGCCACGCCGCCGAGCGCGTGATCACGCGGATGCTGGAGCTCGCCCACCCCGACAGCCCCTCCACCGAGCCCGCGGAGCAGCGTTGA
- a CDS encoding DUF6020 family protein, whose translation MNRIVERIPVRRRLPLAVYAATQLIFLVWWAAFYPGGMSYDSISYVWHVTTGHWMSNHSVAYDGLVWLSLQLTGDLALLTFAQSVAMAAALAYVVVTLRMFGVKGKWGFTAAVACAVLPSIGTFVIYVWKDVPFAIGAVLAFGATGRLAARRLRGESRLRDKAFRNEIAMLFLGFLAMGLFRNNGLLVAVIAVPVLLLTLPKMRKWLLFATVVPVTIAALLQTVIYPAIGVITPTKDQVYAMNYADIAVVYGKVPQTFTKADKELMAKVAPLSHWGGRAANCYNADWAMKKPMNRKLADQYNDQLIDLWFRVLKRTPDQMISARVCRSHIAWSPFPGPVDKMGHTLISPPSVPKNLFGWANWNPEMADSPYRPILKIRPLNDTLHDAAFFTWKASKTPQLQWLLFRGAIWCYAAYAVVLAFSRRHRSWAPVALLATPLALQLTVVAANPAPLARYMFAPMFLGILALPLIGAKPDFTKRSKPQPEQQEPERTTAPDPEPEPEPVA comes from the coding sequence GTGAACCGGATAGTCGAGCGGATCCCGGTCCGGCGGCGCCTGCCGCTGGCCGTGTACGCCGCGACGCAGCTGATCTTCCTGGTGTGGTGGGCGGCGTTCTACCCGGGTGGGATGAGCTACGACTCGATCTCGTACGTGTGGCACGTGACCACCGGGCACTGGATGTCCAACCACTCGGTGGCGTACGACGGCCTGGTCTGGCTGTCGCTCCAGCTCACCGGTGACCTGGCGCTGCTGACCTTCGCGCAGTCCGTGGCCATGGCCGCGGCGCTGGCCTACGTGGTCGTCACGCTGCGGATGTTCGGTGTGAAGGGGAAGTGGGGCTTCACGGCGGCGGTCGCGTGCGCGGTGCTGCCGTCGATCGGCACCTTCGTCATCTACGTGTGGAAGGACGTGCCGTTCGCGATCGGCGCGGTCCTCGCCTTCGGCGCGACGGGCCGGCTCGCGGCGCGTCGGCTGCGCGGCGAGTCCCGGCTCCGGGACAAGGCCTTCCGCAACGAGATCGCCATGCTGTTCCTCGGCTTCCTGGCGATGGGCCTCTTCCGCAACAACGGTCTGCTCGTCGCGGTCATCGCGGTGCCGGTGCTGCTGCTGACGCTGCCGAAGATGCGCAAGTGGCTGCTGTTCGCGACCGTCGTCCCGGTGACGATCGCGGCGCTGCTGCAGACGGTGATCTACCCGGCCATCGGCGTCATCACGCCGACCAAGGACCAGGTGTACGCGATGAACTACGCGGACATCGCGGTGGTCTACGGCAAGGTCCCGCAGACCTTCACCAAGGCCGACAAGGAACTCATGGCGAAGGTCGCGCCGCTGTCCCACTGGGGCGGGCGTGCGGCGAACTGCTACAACGCCGACTGGGCGATGAAGAAGCCCATGAACCGCAAGCTGGCGGACCAGTACAACGACCAGCTGATCGACCTGTGGTTCCGCGTCCTGAAGCGGACCCCGGACCAGATGATCTCGGCCCGCGTGTGCCGCTCGCACATCGCGTGGTCGCCGTTCCCCGGCCCGGTCGACAAGATGGGCCACACGCTGATCAGCCCGCCGTCCGTGCCGAAGAACCTGTTCGGCTGGGCGAACTGGAACCCGGAGATGGCGGACAGCCCGTACCGCCCGATCCTGAAGATCCGCCCGCTCAACGACACCCTGCACGACGCCGCGTTCTTCACCTGGAAGGCCAGCAAGACGCCGCAGCTGCAGTGGCTGCTGTTCCGCGGCGCGATCTGGTGCTACGCGGCGTACGCCGTGGTGCTCGCCTTCTCCCGCAGGCACCGCAGCTGGGCCCCGGTGGCGCTGCTCGCCACGCCGCTGGCACTCCAGCTCACGGTGGTCGCCGCGAACCCGGCGCCGCTGGCCCGCTACATGTTCGCCCCGATGTTCCTGGGCATCCTCGCGCTGCCGCTGATCGGCGCGAAGCCCGACTTCACCAAGCGCTCCAAGCCCCAGCCGGAGCAGCAGGAACCGGAGCGCACCACCGCTCCGGACCCCGAACCGGAACCGGAACCGGTCGCCTGA
- the obgE gene encoding GTPase ObgE: protein MTTFVDRVELHVAAGNGGHGCASVHREKFKPLGGPDGGNGGRGGDVILVVDQAITTLLDYHHSPHRKATNGQPGAGDNRSGKDGQDLVLPVPDGTVVLDKAGNVLADLVGQGTTYVAGQGGRGGLGNAALSSARRKAPGFALLGEPGEAGDVVLELKTVADVALVGYPSAGKSSLISVLSAAKPKIADYPFTTLVPNLGVVTAGSTVYTIADVPGLIPGASQGRGLGLEFLRHVERCSVLVHVLDTATLESDRDPVSDLDIIEEELRQYGGLEDRPRLVVLNKIDIPDGQDLADMIRPELEERGYQVYEVSAVARTGLKELSYALAGIVGEARAAKPVEEATRIVIRPKAVDDAGFTVVYDEAEDVYRVRGEKPERWVRQTDFNNDEAVGYLADRLNRLGVEDQLMKAGARAGDGVAIGSEENAVVFDWEPTMMAGAEMLGRRGEDHRLEAPRPAAQRRRDREAERVDPQREFDEFNPF, encoded by the coding sequence ATGACCACCTTCGTGGACCGCGTCGAGCTGCACGTCGCCGCGGGTAACGGGGGCCACGGCTGCGCCTCCGTCCACCGGGAGAAGTTCAAGCCGCTCGGCGGCCCGGACGGCGGCAACGGCGGCCGTGGCGGTGACGTGATCCTGGTCGTCGACCAGGCGATCACCACCCTCCTGGACTACCACCACTCGCCGCACCGCAAGGCCACCAACGGCCAGCCCGGCGCCGGCGACAACCGCTCCGGCAAGGACGGCCAGGACCTGGTCCTGCCCGTGCCCGACGGCACCGTCGTACTCGACAAGGCGGGCAACGTCCTCGCCGACCTGGTCGGACAGGGCACCACCTACGTCGCGGGCCAGGGCGGCCGTGGCGGCCTCGGCAACGCGGCGCTGTCCTCGGCCCGCCGCAAGGCCCCCGGCTTCGCGCTGCTCGGCGAGCCCGGCGAGGCGGGGGACGTCGTCCTGGAGCTCAAGACGGTCGCCGACGTGGCGCTCGTCGGCTACCCGAGCGCGGGCAAGTCCTCGCTCATCTCCGTGCTCTCGGCCGCCAAGCCGAAGATCGCCGACTACCCCTTCACGACGCTCGTCCCGAACCTGGGCGTGGTCACCGCCGGCTCGACCGTCTACACGATCGCCGACGTCCCCGGCCTCATCCCGGGCGCGAGCCAGGGCCGTGGCCTGGGCCTGGAGTTCCTGCGCCACGTCGAGCGCTGCTCGGTCCTCGTCCACGTCCTCGACACGGCGACGCTGGAGTCCGACCGCGACCCGGTCTCCGACCTCGACATCATCGAGGAGGAGCTGAGGCAGTACGGCGGCCTTGAGGACCGCCCGCGCCTCGTGGTCCTCAACAAGATCGACATCCCGGACGGCCAGGACCTCGCGGACATGATCCGCCCGGAGCTCGAAGAGCGCGGCTACCAGGTGTACGAGGTCTCCGCCGTGGCCCGTACGGGTCTGAAGGAGCTCTCCTACGCCCTCGCCGGCATCGTCGGCGAGGCCCGCGCGGCCAAGCCGGTGGAGGAGGCGACCCGCATCGTCATCCGCCCGAAGGCGGTCGACGACGCCGGCTTCACCGTCGTCTACGACGAGGCCGAGGACGTGTACCGCGTGCGCGGCGAGAAGCCCGAGCGCTGGGTCCGCCAGACCGACTTCAACAACGACGAGGCCGTCGGCTACCTGGCCGACCGCCTCAACCGCCTCGGCGTCGAGGACCAGCTGATGAAGGCCGGCGCCCGCGCCGGCGACGGCGTCGCGATCGGCTCCGAGGAGAACGCGGTCGTCTTCGACTGGGAGCCCACGATGATGGCCGGCGCCGAGATGCTCGGCCGCCGAGGCGAGGACCACCGCCTGGAAGCCCCCCGTCCTGCCGCCCAGCGCCGCCGCGACCGCGAGGCCGAGCGGGTCGACCCGCAGCGGGAGTTCGACGAGTTCAACCCGTTCTAG